In Glycine max cultivar Williams 82 chromosome 7, Glycine_max_v4.0, whole genome shotgun sequence, a single window of DNA contains:
- the LOC100788882 gene encoding receptor-like protein 6, whose translation MRNPHVSFFSIIFCYCFWIYHSVYFTGVSAHIVEDQQQSLLKLKNSLKFKNENSTKLVSWNSSIDCSEWRGVTCDKEGRVIGLDLSGESINGGLDNSSTLFKLQNLQQLNLAANNLGSEIPSGFNKLKRLTYLNLSHAGFVGFLPDKLHSLQELGMSNCNLSGPLDPLLTRLENLSVIRLDQNNLSSSVPETFADFQNLTTLHLSSCELTGIFPDKIFKVATLSDIDLSFNYHLYGSLPEFSVNGPLRTLIVRDTEFSGSIPASINNLRQLFVIDTSNCYFNGTLSSSMSRLRELTYLDLSFNDFIGPIPSLNMSRNLVYLDLSHNDFTGSITSVHLEGLPKLVQFDLQDNFLNGNLPSSIFSLSLLQSIQLSNNNFQGQLNKFLNISSSVLEILDLSSNDLEGPIPTDIFSLRSLNVLRLSSNRLNGTLKLDVIQQLENLTTLSLSHNELSIDMNVTDVGIISSFPNMSSVELASCNLIEFPSF comes from the exons ATGAGAAATCCCCATGTTTCATTCTTTTCCATCATATTCTGCTACTGCTTCTGGATATACCACAGTGTTTACTTCACCGGGGTTTCTGCCCATATTGTTGAGGATCAACAACAATCACTGCTCAAACTGAAGAACAGCCTCAAATTCAAGAATGAAAATTCTACCAAACTTGTGTCCTGGAATTCAAGCATAGATTGCAGTGAGTGGAGGGGTGTAACCTGTGATAAGGAGGGACGTGTTATTGGCCTTGACCTGAGTGGAGAATCAATCAATGGTGGACTTGACAATTCAAGTACTCTTTTCAAACTGCAAAATCTCCAGCAATTGAATTTGGCTGCTAATAACTTGGGTTCTGAGATACCATCCGGATTCAACAAGTTGAAGAGATTAACATATCTGAATTTGTCGCATGCAGGCTTTGTGGGGTTCCTACCTGACAAG CTGCATAGCCTGCAGGAGCTAGGCATGTCAAACTGCAATCTTTCTGGGCCCCTTGATCCTTTGCTGACAAGACTTGAGAATCTATCAGTCATTCGTCTTGATCAGAACAATTTATCATCCTCAGTGCCAGAAACCTTTgctgattttcaaaatttgacaaCCCTTCACCTTAGTTCTTGTGAATTGACAGGAATATTTCCAGATAAGATCTTTAAGGTAGCAACGTTGTCTGATATAGACTTATCATTCAATTATCATCTATATGGATCTTTGCCTGAATTCTCAGTTAATGGTCCTCTTCGGACATTGATTGTAAGGGACACAGAGTTCTCAGGGTCAATACCAGCTTCTATAAATAATCTTAGGCAGTTATTCGTCATAGATACTTCTAATTGCTATTTCAATGGAACACTGTCGAGTTCAATGTCAAGACTCAGGGAACTCACTTATCTGGATTTGTCATTTAATGACTTCATTGGTCCAATTCCGTCCTTGAATATGTCCAGGAATCTCGTGTATTTAGACCTCTCACACAATGATTTCACAGGTTCAATCACTTCTGTTCACTTGGAAGGCTTACCAAAACTGGTCCAATTTGATTTGCAGGACAACTTCCTCAATGGAAACCTTCCTTCGtcaattttctctctctcattgcTACAAAGTATACAACTTTCCAACAACAACTTTCAGGGTCagttgaataaatttttaaatatctcTTCCTCCGTGTTAGAGATCCTTGATTTAAGTAGTAACGATTTAGAAGGGCCCATTCCTACAGATATCTTTAGTCTCAGATCACTTAATGTCCTCAGACTATCTTCAAACAGGTTAAATGGCACATTGAAGCTAGATGTGATTCAGCAACTTGAAAATCTAACTACATTATCTCTTTCACACAACGAATTGTCAATAGACATGAATGTTACAGATGTAGGCATAATATCTTCCTTTCCCAATATGAGCAGTGTAGAGTTGGCTTCCTGTAATCTGATAGAGTTCCCTAGTTTCTAG
- the LOC113002148 gene encoding receptor-like protein 53, with product MDLFNGKIPECLTQSDTLVVLNLQHNQFNGSIPDKFPLSCALKTLDLNSNLLRGPIPKSLANCTSLEVLDLGNNQVDDGFPCFLKTISTLCVMVLRGNKFHGHIGCSHTNSTWHMLQIVDVAFNNFSGLLPAKCFKTWKAMMLDEYHDGSKLIRIGSQVLIYSGIYYQDSVILTSKGLQMEFVKILSIFTSVDFSSNNFEGTIPEELMNFTRLIFLNLSHNALAGQIPSSIGNLIQLESLDLSRNRFDGEIPSQLASLNFLSYLNLSYNRLVGKIPVGTQLQSFDASSYAGNAELCGVPLPKNCSDMSNAEEKVPEVHTDFGVKFDWTYVSIGVGFGVGAGLVVAPSLFLEILKKWSNHKIDKVLLVVLPMFGLTWIPIDDDEAEEDTEENNSDMEEECDYNEEQTILCHQRFQGRYCVLCSKLDIRKKKSGLSSNI from the exons ATGGATTTG TTCAATGGGAAAATTCCGGAGTGCTTAACACAGAGTGACACACTTGTGGTATTAAATCTGCAACATAACCAGTTCAATGGCAGCATTCCAGATaaatttccactatcttgtgcTTTAAAGACTCTGGATCTCAATAGTAATCTATTGAGGGGCCCAATTCCCAAATCTCTAGCAAATTGCACATCATTAGAGGTGTTGGATCTTGGAAACAATCAGGTAGATGATGGATTTCCATGCTTCTTAAAAACAATATCCACACTGTGTGTCATGGTTTTGAGGGGAAACAAATTTCATGGGCACATTGGATGCTCTCATACTAATAGTACTTGGCATATGCTTCAAATTGTTGATGTGGCTTTCAACAATTTCAGTGGTTTACTTCCAGCAAAATGCTTCAAAACTTGGAAGGCAATGATGCTTGACGAATATCATGATGGATCAAAGCTCATTCGCATTGGATCTCAAGTCCTTATATATAGTGGTATATATTATCAGGATTCTGTGATACTTACAAGCAAAGGTTTACAGATGGAGTTTGTTAAAATCCTAAGTATCTTCACATCTGTTGACTTCTCATCCAATAATTTTGAAGGAACGATACCAGAAGAGCTTATGAATTTTACAAGACTTATTTTTCTCAACTTGTCACATAATGCTTTAGCAGGCCAAATCCCTTCATCTATAGGGAATTTAATACAGCTTGAATCATTGGACCTGTCTAGAAACCGTTTTGATGGAGAAATTCCCTCGCAGCTTGCAAGTTTAAACTTCCTCTCATACCTAAACCTTTCCTATAATCGTCTGGTTGGAAAAATCCCTGTAGGTACACAGCTTCAATCATTTGATGCATCTTCCTATGCTGGAAATGCAGAATTATGTGGAGTTCCTTTGCCTAAAAATTGCTCTGATATGAGCAATGCAGAAGAAAAAGTGCCTGAAGTACATACAGATTTTGGAGTTAAGTTTGACTGGACTTATGTATCAATAGGAGTGGGTTTTGGCGTTGGAGCAGGATTGGTTGTAGCTCCATCATTGTTTTTGGAGATTCTGAAAAAATGGAGCAACCATAAAATTGATAAAGTTCTCCTTGTCGTTCTTCCAATGTTTGGTTTAACTTGGATACccattgatgatgatgaagcaGAGGAAGATACTGAAGAAAATAACTCGGACATGGAAGAGGAGTGTGACTACAATGAGGAACAAACTATTTTGTGCCATCAAAGGTTTCAAGGGCGGTATTGTGTCTTGTGTTCCAAGCTTGATATCCGTAAGAAGAAG TCAGGATTATCATCGAACATTTGA
- the LOC113002129 gene encoding transcription factor bHLH140, translating to MECINNPTSCEGSSSSSKHPNKSNREKKGVRKSNKGGGGGVRLSTDPQSVAARERRHRISDRFKILQSMVPGGSKMDTVSMLECAIHYVKFLQTEILLHQALIDFVDVDHHESPLFLPAEYNNFPDEHSNISLQQNPSSVSVHSHHHQQSLPQLPLSQCYFQGEEDFNTFDAIMPP from the coding sequence ATGGAGTGCATCAATAACCCTACCTCTTGTGAAGGGTCATCATCATCTTCCAAGCACCCCAACAAGAGCAATAGGGAGAAAAAAGGTGTGAGGAAAAGTAacaaaggaggaggaggaggagtgagGCTTTCCACTGATCCACAAAGCGTGGCAGCCAGAGAAAGAAGGCACAGAATCAGTGACAGGTTCAAGATCCTTCAGAGCATGGTCCCTGGTGGGAGCAAGATGGACACTGTTTCCATGTTGGAGTGTGCCATTCACTACGTCAAGTTCCTCCAGACAGAGATTTTGCTCCACCAAGCATTGATAGACTTTGTAGATGTTGATCATCATGAGTCTCCACTGTTCCTCCCCGCAGAGTATAATAATTTCCCTGATGAACACTCCAATATTTCCCTTCAGCAAAACCCTTCTTCAGTTTCGGTGCATTCTCATCATCATCAGCAGAGTTTACCACAGCTACCACTGTCACAGTGCTACTTTCAAGGTGAAGAAGATTTTAACACCTTTGATGCCATCATGCCACCATGA